From the genome of Uranotaenia lowii strain MFRU-FL chromosome 1, ASM2978415v1, whole genome shotgun sequence, one region includes:
- the LOC129751560 gene encoding myosin light chain alkali isoform X1, with translation MASDLKDVEIEKAKFVFSVYDWDGSGSIDAFDIGNALRALNLNPTLDTIGKMGGTKARNEKRVKLEEFLPIYAQVKKDKEQGGYEDFLECLKLYDKEENGTMLLAELQHSLCSLGEKLADDELDAVFKDCMDPEDEDGMVPYAPFLKKMMDNMIVINH, from the exons ATG GCTTCAGATCTGAAAGACGTTGAGATTGAGA AGGCGAAGTTTGTGTTCTCCGTCTACGATTGGGATGGCAGCGGTTCGATCGACGCCTTCGACATCGGCAATGCTCTCCGTGCCCTGAACCTGAACCCAACCCTGGACACCATCGGCAAGATGGGTGGCACCAAGGCCCGCAATGAGAAGCGAGTCAAGCTGGAGGAATTCCTGCCAATCTACGCCCAGGTCAAGAAGGACAAGGAACAGGGTGGATACGAAGATTTCCTCGAGTGTCTGAAGCTGTACGACAAAGAAGAAAACGGCACCATGCTGTTGGCTGAACTGCAGCACAGCTTATGCTCCCTGG GTGAGAAGCTGGCTGATGATGAACTCGATGCTGTCTTCAAGGATTGCATGGACCCCGAGGATGAGGATGGCATGGTTCCCTATGCCC CGTTCCTGAAGAAGATGATGGACAACATGATTGTCATCAACCACTAA
- the LOC129751560 gene encoding myosin light chain alkali isoform X2, with the protein MASDLKDVEIEKAKFVFSVYDWDGSGSIDAFDIGNALRALNLNPTLDTIGKMGGTKARNEKRVKLEEFLPIYAQVKKDKEQGGYEDFLECLKLYDKEENGTMLLAELQHSLCSLGEKLADDELDAVFKDCMDPEDEDGMVPYAPFLQRLCNKSA; encoded by the exons ATG GCTTCAGATCTGAAAGACGTTGAGATTGAGA AGGCGAAGTTTGTGTTCTCCGTCTACGATTGGGATGGCAGCGGTTCGATCGACGCCTTCGACATCGGCAATGCTCTCCGTGCCCTGAACCTGAACCCAACCCTGGACACCATCGGCAAGATGGGTGGCACCAAGGCCCGCAATGAGAAGCGAGTCAAGCTGGAGGAATTCCTGCCAATCTACGCCCAGGTCAAGAAGGACAAGGAACAGGGTGGATACGAAGATTTCCTCGAGTGTCTGAAGCTGTACGACAAAGAAGAAAACGGCACCATGCTGTTGGCTGAACTGCAGCACAGCTTATGCTCCCTGG GTGAGAAGCTGGCTGATGATGAACTCGATGCTGTCTTCAAGGATTGCATGGACCCCGAGGATGAGGATGGCATGGTTCCCTATGCCC CATTTCTTCAGAGATTGTGTAATAAGTCAGCCTAA